A region from the Flavobacterium enshiense genome encodes:
- a CDS encoding PorP/SprF family type IX secretion system membrane protein, translated as MKTKLITLVLGLIGMMGYAQQDSQYTQYMYNTISINPAYAGSREVLSIFGLYRTQWVGLDGAPETMTFSVNSPISDSSFGVGLSFVNDKIGPASESAISADLSYYLQISDNYKLAFGVKGTANLFNIDVNKLRIENPDDTRFQNLDNDFTGNVGVGFYLYSDKFYAGLSIPYWLETNHYKDNSVSITKEKRHYYFITGYVFDVGSNLKIKPSILAKAAEGAPFQGDASLNFLIYDKLTLGAAYRWDAAWSAMAGFQISNSLFAGYAYDMETTDLKNYNDGSHEIFLRWELFNNSKMLTPRFF; from the coding sequence ATGAAGACAAAATTAATAACACTCGTTTTGGGATTAATAGGTATGATGGGTTATGCTCAACAAGACTCACAGTATACACAATATATGTATAATACTATTTCCATAAATCCTGCATATGCCGGTTCGCGAGAAGTTCTGAGTATCTTTGGACTATACAGAACTCAGTGGGTAGGTTTAGACGGTGCGCCAGAAACAATGACATTTTCAGTAAACTCACCGATTAGCGATTCGAGTTTTGGAGTCGGTTTGTCCTTTGTTAATGATAAAATCGGACCAGCCAGTGAAAGTGCAATATCGGCAGACCTGTCTTACTACCTGCAAATCTCTGATAATTACAAACTGGCATTCGGTGTAAAAGGAACTGCAAATCTTTTCAATATTGATGTTAATAAACTGAGAATAGAGAATCCGGATGATACTCGTTTTCAAAATCTTGATAACGACTTTACCGGGAATGTCGGAGTTGGGTTTTATTTGTATTCTGATAAGTTCTACGCCGGTTTATCTATTCCTTATTGGTTAGAAACCAATCATTACAAAGATAATTCCGTTTCAATTACAAAGGAAAAAAGACACTACTACTTCATAACAGGTTATGTTTTTGATGTTGGAAGCAATTTAAAAATAAAACCTTCTATTCTTGCGAAAGCTGCGGAAGGAGCTCCGTTTCAAGGTGACGCTTCTTTAAACTTCTTGATTTATGACAAACTAACTCTGGGAGCAGCCTATCGATGGGATGCTGCCTGGAGTGCAATGGCCGGATTTCAAATATCAAACTCTCTCTTTGCAGGATATGCGTATGATATGGAAACTACTGATTTAAAGAATTATAACGACGGGTCTCATGAGATCTTCCTGAGATGGGAATTGTTCAATAATTCTAAAATGTTAACTCCTCGTTTCTTCTAA
- a CDS encoding OmpA family protein — translation MKIKTLLIIAIFSIGNTIYSQFGKEAKADKRYNNYAYVDAIEVYEKVAEKGHKSVNLFEKLGNAYYFNGEYDKAEKWYSQLFAMPEAANVAPEYYFRYAQSLKSVGNYDKADEYLKMFYQKTNNPSGEELVNNKDYLAQLRKDSDRYKVENAGDINSEYSDYGSVFKGTDIIFTSARKNKDVFQKKHSWTGQYFTRLFTAKAAEDGKLSDPQEFSKDLDSKFHEATPVFSKDGNTVYFTRNNYTDGKKGKSSDKVMKLKIYKATLKDGKWQDVKELPFNNNNYSVAHPALSPDEKTLYFSSDMPGSIGGSDIFKVAINEDGSFGAPENLGKAINSPLRETFPFITDKNVLYFSSDDHLGIGGLDVFEAKMNKDGSFTSIKNVGAPVNSSKDDFSYIVNTKTHVGYFTSNREGGVGSDDIYKFKENVCEQLLKGSVSDMLSMARIPAAKVSLFDADMTLIKTVDANENGDFIFNENIDCDKKYYLRGEHQDYETKEIPVTIPLASGETKADISLEKKMVPIVPGVDLGKILDVSIIYFDLDKSDIREDAAADLQKVIAVMEKYPNMKVDIRSHTDSRQTHKYNERLSDRRAKSTLEYMVKNGIDRSRLTAKGYGETKLINGCSDGVKCSEEDHQKNRRSEFIVISLD, via the coding sequence ATGAAAATTAAAACACTACTTATAATTGCCATTTTCAGTATTGGTAATACTATATATTCTCAATTCGGGAAAGAAGCAAAAGCCGACAAAAGATACAACAATTACGCCTATGTCGATGCAATTGAAGTATATGAAAAAGTCGCCGAAAAGGGGCATAAATCCGTAAACTTATTTGAAAAACTCGGAAATGCCTATTACTTTAACGGGGAGTATGATAAGGCCGAAAAATGGTATTCGCAGTTGTTTGCAATGCCTGAAGCAGCTAATGTTGCTCCTGAATATTATTTCAGATATGCACAGTCACTGAAATCTGTCGGAAATTATGATAAAGCAGATGAATATCTTAAAATGTTTTATCAGAAAACCAATAATCCTTCAGGTGAAGAATTGGTGAACAACAAAGATTATCTTGCTCAATTACGAAAAGATTCTGACAGGTATAAAGTTGAAAATGCTGGCGATATCAATAGTGAATATTCTGATTATGGATCAGTTTTTAAAGGAACCGACATTATTTTTACTTCAGCACGAAAAAACAAGGATGTATTTCAGAAAAAACACAGTTGGACAGGACAATACTTCACTCGACTTTTCACTGCAAAAGCAGCCGAAGACGGAAAGTTAAGCGACCCTCAGGAATTTTCAAAAGATTTGGACTCAAAATTCCACGAAGCAACTCCAGTGTTTTCAAAAGACGGCAATACCGTTTATTTTACCAGAAACAATTATACTGATGGTAAAAAAGGGAAAAGCAGTGATAAAGTAATGAAGCTAAAAATTTATAAAGCCACTTTAAAAGACGGAAAATGGCAGGATGTAAAGGAACTTCCGTTTAACAACAATAATTACAGTGTGGCCCACCCTGCTTTGAGTCCGGATGAAAAAACATTGTACTTTTCATCTGATATGCCGGGAAGTATAGGTGGTTCAGACATTTTCAAGGTGGCCATCAATGAAGACGGTTCTTTTGGAGCTCCTGAAAATTTAGGAAAAGCCATTAATTCACCTTTACGTGAAACATTCCCTTTCATTACAGATAAAAACGTATTGTATTTTTCTTCCGATGATCATTTAGGAATCGGTGGTCTTGATGTATTTGAAGCCAAAATGAATAAAGACGGCTCATTCACTTCGATTAAAAATGTTGGTGCACCTGTAAATAGTTCAAAAGACGATTTCAGTTATATAGTAAATACTAAAACCCATGTTGGTTACTTTACTTCTAACAGAGAAGGCGGTGTAGGTTCCGATGATATTTATAAATTCAAGGAAAACGTTTGCGAGCAGCTATTAAAAGGATCCGTTTCCGATATGCTTTCAATGGCTCGCATACCGGCCGCAAAAGTGTCTCTTTTTGATGCTGATATGACGCTGATCAAAACAGTAGACGCAAACGAAAATGGAGATTTTATCTTTAATGAAAATATCGATTGTGATAAAAAATACTATTTAAGAGGGGAACATCAGGATTATGAAACTAAAGAAATTCCCGTTACAATTCCATTGGCTTCCGGAGAAACGAAAGCAGATATTTCGCTTGAGAAAAAAATGGTTCCGATTGTTCCCGGAGTTGACCTTGGAAAAATCCTGGATGTGAGTATTATTTATTTTGATTTGGACAAATCGGATATCCGCGAAGATGCCGCTGCCGATTTACAAAAAGTTATAGCTGTAATGGAAAAATATCCAAACATGAAAGTAGATATTCGTTCACATACCGACAGTCGCCAAACGCATAAATACAATGAACGCCTTTCAGACAGAAGAGCAAAATCAACTTTAGAATATATGGTTAAAAATGGTATCGATCGAAGCAGATTAACTGCAAAAGGATACGGAGAAACAAAATTAATAAATGGTTGTTCTGACGGTGTAAAATGCTCTGAAGAAGATCATCAGAAAAACAGACGAAGTGAATTTATCGTCATCAGTTTAGATTAA
- a CDS encoding gliding motility-associated C-terminal domain-containing protein codes for MKPKITLFVLFFLMGINNVFPQFTPQKPDLRLCGSAPNYYEGYFNCSSNNYTLDQVFISLTNQNGVPLSNTTCTPGTSQQMYVMLNYTSNSNSNITQTRIFADLSIDGNVIPINKYLGSVAPGGGQRQIYGPFTWTCGQELRLCRILVVWQTSGGVNDPELSSYDCNTYSKSQCEFGDCMIVAAPLAVEYSYTGCWNGNQSTVVFQNLTSGGIAPYTYSWNFGDGSPISTQQNPTHNFPYPGGPYTVTLTVTDSNLPIPLVSTYTQVITPPAPITITGQVTSASCANQNNGAINATVSGGTPPYTYSWNNGQTTQDISGLAPGTYTLTVTDAFGCTKSQSFIIGNGDTSNPVITAPNDLSIEGCGPSSLTSPGQLAFSVTPVTINLAQFTTAGGSYTDASSISTITYQDVASGTCPTIVTRTFRLTDACGNPGSDQQIITIDDTTPPAFAALPAPSTINCPAVPQFAQAIVTDNCGPGFSLSHNDVTTPGQCAGSYSVTRTWTATDACGNTSTKTQTINVRDVTAPLIAALPATSTINCPAVPQFAEATATDNCGSAFTLTHNDVITPGNCAGRYSVTRTWTATDACQNTSTKSQTIIVQDSTPPQVPQAPPGITVSCSGQIPQMISLTANDACGGPITVAGKDSITAGSCSSSFTVTRTWTFTDACGNTSSVNQIINVSDTSDPSLPSAPPAITVSCAGEVPPMVSLTATDTCAGEITVMGVDTTTPGNCPSSYIITRRWTFADPCGNSDSVSQTITVRDTTPPIIQPLPAATTIDCKAQPQFAQAVAADNCNLPVTLTHRDVITPGQCPGSYSITRTWTATDACGNPANASQTINVQDTTPPVFSALPGETTIDCKQQVQFSQAQATDDCSLPIALTHVDVTTPGQCPGSYSVTRTWTAKDACGNPSTATQTINVQDTTPPVFEALPEVSSIDCTATPVFAQAVATDNCSLPIALTHADVTAPGQCPGSYSITRTWTAEDACGNKSTASQTINVQDTTPPVFEALPEVSTINCPTQPEFAQPVATDNCSLPITFTFADVTTPGQCAGSYSITRTWTAKDACGNPSTASQTINVQDVTAPVLPELQADITVSCASEVPAPHSLTAVDNCTGNITAESVDVIVPGSCPNSFVVTRTWTFTDACNNTNSMSQIITVSDETPPVLVKNISEVIEATCSNIPTPLQPEFADNCGGDVTVTYEEHVDPNSEIEGSYDIIRTWTATDSCGNQTVVSQTVHVTVGDTFNADNPDICNNIPANSAFNLMSLLPGGTEPGGHWVGVNILDALINHENNTLDVTQLEVGYYTLQYILTTEQTTCPRKLEFYVHVVDNCGVLAECDINVYNGFSPNNDGDNDILVIQGLECYAENKVQIYNRWGILVFEKSGYNNTTVVFDGKSEGRATLNKSELLPGGTYFYILKYKDNEQGNWHDKSGYLYLSR; via the coding sequence ATGAAACCAAAAATTACCTTATTCGTGTTATTCTTCCTGATGGGAATTAATAACGTTTTTCCTCAGTTTACGCCTCAAAAACCAGACTTACGTTTATGTGGTTCGGCCCCGAATTATTATGAAGGTTACTTTAATTGTTCTTCTAATAATTATACACTAGATCAGGTTTTTATCAGCTTGACCAATCAAAACGGAGTACCATTGTCCAACACAACGTGTACCCCGGGAACCAGTCAGCAAATGTATGTTATGTTGAATTATACCTCTAATTCAAACAGCAACATTACACAAACCCGAATTTTTGCCGACTTATCAATTGACGGAAATGTCATTCCTATTAACAAATATCTTGGTTCTGTAGCCCCTGGCGGCGGTCAACGTCAAATCTACGGCCCCTTTACCTGGACCTGTGGACAGGAGTTGAGATTATGCCGAATTCTGGTAGTATGGCAAACAAGTGGAGGTGTTAATGATCCAGAACTCAGTTCGTACGATTGTAACACATACAGCAAATCACAATGTGAATTTGGCGACTGTATGATTGTTGCTGCACCACTAGCAGTTGAATACTCGTATACCGGTTGTTGGAACGGAAACCAATCGACTGTAGTATTTCAAAACTTGACTTCAGGAGGTATAGCTCCTTATACTTATTCATGGAATTTTGGGGATGGTTCTCCAATATCAACACAACAGAATCCAACTCATAATTTCCCTTATCCCGGAGGTCCTTACACTGTCACCTTAACGGTAACGGATTCAAATCTTCCAATCCCTCTTGTCAGCACCTATACGCAAGTCATTACTCCTCCTGCTCCGATAACCATTACAGGTCAAGTGACTTCTGCGAGTTGTGCAAATCAGAATAATGGTGCTATTAATGCTACAGTTTCAGGAGGCACTCCTCCTTATACCTATTCATGGAACAATGGGCAAACCACACAAGATATTTCAGGGTTAGCTCCCGGAACATACACTCTTACCGTAACTGATGCTTTTGGATGTACAAAAAGTCAATCATTTATAATTGGAAATGGTGACACATCAAATCCAGTGATAACAGCTCCAAATGATTTATCTATAGAAGGATGTGGGCCAAGTTCTTTAACATCACCAGGGCAATTAGCTTTTTCGGTCACTCCTGTTACTATAAACCTTGCTCAATTCACTACGGCTGGAGGAAGCTATACTGATGCATCATCAATAAGTACAATTACTTATCAGGACGTTGCTTCTGGCACTTGTCCTACTATAGTTACCAGAACGTTCCGATTAACTGACGCTTGTGGAAATCCTGGTTCCGACCAGCAGATTATCACTATTGATGATACAACTCCGCCTGCATTTGCAGCTTTACCAGCACCTTCGACTATAAATTGTCCTGCGGTTCCTCAATTTGCACAAGCGATTGTTACCGACAATTGTGGTCCTGGCTTTAGCCTTTCTCACAATGATGTAACTACTCCGGGACAATGTGCCGGCTCTTATTCGGTAACCAGAACATGGACAGCAACAGACGCTTGTGGAAATACATCCACAAAAACTCAAACCATTAATGTTCGTGATGTAACTGCTCCGCTAATTGCGGCTTTACCGGCAACATCAACCATTAACTGTCCGGCTGTCCCTCAATTCGCAGAGGCTACAGCCACCGACAATTGTGGTTCAGCATTTACTTTAACCCATAATGATGTCATTACACCTGGAAACTGTGCCGGAAGATATTCTGTAACAAGAACATGGACCGCTACGGATGCCTGTCAAAACACATCTACTAAATCACAAACTATAATTGTTCAGGATTCAACGCCTCCTCAAGTACCACAAGCCCCTCCTGGCATAACGGTTTCTTGTAGTGGTCAAATCCCGCAAATGATTTCATTAACCGCCAATGATGCTTGTGGCGGACCAATTACAGTAGCAGGAAAAGACTCCATAACAGCGGGAAGTTGTTCCAGTAGTTTTACCGTAACCAGAACGTGGACCTTCACCGATGCTTGTGGAAACACTTCGTCTGTAAATCAAATTATCAATGTATCAGATACATCTGATCCATCTTTACCTTCAGCACCGCCTGCTATTACAGTTTCTTGTGCCGGTGAAGTTCCTCCAATGGTTTCTTTAACTGCAACAGATACCTGTGCAGGAGAAATTACAGTTATGGGTGTTGATACAACTACACCTGGAAATTGCCCTAGCTCGTACATCATTACACGCAGATGGACATTTGCAGATCCATGCGGAAATTCAGATTCTGTATCACAAACAATCACGGTTCGTGATACAACACCTCCTATAATTCAACCGCTTCCAGCAGCAACAACTATCGATTGTAAAGCACAGCCTCAATTTGCGCAGGCCGTAGCGGCAGACAATTGTAATTTACCTGTAACACTAACGCATAGAGATGTTATCACTCCGGGTCAATGTCCTGGTTCTTATTCTATAACCAGAACATGGACTGCTACAGATGCATGCGGAAATCCAGCCAACGCTTCACAAACAATAAACGTTCAGGATACTACACCACCGGTATTTAGCGCTTTACCTGGGGAAACAACCATTGACTGTAAACAACAAGTTCAATTTTCACAAGCTCAAGCTACGGACGACTGTAGCCTTCCGATAGCTTTAACACACGTTGATGTGACTACACCAGGACAATGTCCAGGTTCCTATTCTGTTACCAGAACATGGACAGCTAAAGATGCCTGTGGAAATCCTTCTACCGCTACGCAAACGATAAACGTTCAGGATACTACACCACCTGTATTTGAGGCCCTTCCTGAAGTTTCATCTATTGATTGTACTGCAACACCTGTATTTGCTCAGGCTGTAGCTACAGACAACTGTAGCCTTCCTATAGCTTTAACACATGCTGACGTGACTGCACCGGGACAATGTCCAGGCTCCTACTCCATTACCAGAACATGGACAGCTGAAGATGCCTGCGGAAATAAATCAACCGCTTCGCAAACGATAAACGTTCAGGATACTACACCACCTGTATTTGAGGCCCTTCCTGAAGTTTCAACTATAAATTGTCCAACTCAGCCTGAATTCGCTCAACCTGTAGCCACAGATAATTGTAGTTTACCTATAACATTTACTTTTGCAGATGTGACTACTCCGGGACAATGTGCAGGATCTTATTCTATAACCAGAACTTGGACAGCTAAAGATGCCTGCGGAAATCCATCTACAGCATCACAAACCATAAATGTTCAGGATGTAACTGCTCCTGTATTGCCTGAATTGCAAGCTGACATTACAGTATCTTGTGCATCTGAAGTTCCGGCACCTCATTCTCTGACAGCGGTAGACAATTGTACCGGAAATATAACAGCGGAAAGTGTAGATGTAATTGTTCCGGGAAGCTGTCCTAATTCATTTGTAGTTACCAGAACATGGACATTTACGGATGCTTGCAATAATACAAACTCAATGTCACAGATAATAACTGTTTCTGATGAAACTCCGCCGGTATTAGTTAAAAATATTAGTGAAGTGATAGAAGCAACATGTTCCAATATTCCAACTCCCCTTCAACCTGAATTCGCTGATAATTGCGGAGGTGATGTAACAGTTACTTATGAAGAACATGTGGATCCGAACTCTGAAATAGAAGGCAGTTATGACATCATCAGAACATGGACCGCAACAGACAGTTGTGGCAATCAAACTGTGGTTTCACAAACTGTTCATGTAACTGTTGGCGACACGTTTAATGCTGACAATCCGGATATTTGTAACAATATTCCTGCTAATTCCGCTTTCAATTTGATGTCGCTTCTTCCGGGTGGAACAGAGCCTGGAGGCCATTGGGTGGGAGTAAACATTTTAGATGCCCTTATTAATCATGAGAATAATACACTTGACGTGACTCAGTTAGAAGTTGGTTATTATACACTCCAATACATCCTTACAACTGAACAAACAACATGTCCAAGAAAATTAGAATTCTATGTTCATGTGGTTGATAATTGCGGAGTTTTGGCGGAGTGTGATATTAACGTGTACAACGGATTCTCTCCGAATAATGATGGCGATAACGATATCCTTGTGATCCAGGGATTAGAGTGCTACGCGGAAAACAAAGTTCAGATATACAACAGATGGGGAATTCTGGTGTTCGAAAAAAGCGGATATAACAATACAACAGTTGTTTTTGACGGAAAATCAGAAGGAAGAGCTACCCTTAACAAAAGTGAATTATTACCTGGTGGAACCTATTTCTACATCCTGAAATACAAAGACAACGAGCAGGGTAATTGGCATGACAAATCTGGCTATTTATATTTAAGCAGATAA
- a CDS encoding PorP/SprF family type IX secretion system membrane protein: protein MKTKLITLVLGLIGMMGYAQQDSQYTQYMYNTISINPAYAGSREVLSIFGLYRTQWVGLDGAPETMTFSVNSPISDSSFGVGLSFVNDKIGPASESAISADLSYYLQISDNYKLAFGVKGTANLFNIDVNKLRIENPDDPRFQNLDNDFTGNVGVGFYLYSDKFYAGLSIPYWLETNHYKDNSVSITKEKRHYYFITGYVFDVGSNLKIKPSILAKAAEGAPFQGDASLNFLIYDKLTLGAAYRWDAAWSAMAGFQISNSLFAGYAYDMETTDLKNYNDGSHEIFLRWELFNNSKMLTPRFF, encoded by the coding sequence ATGAAGACAAAATTAATAACACTCGTTTTGGGATTAATAGGTATGATGGGTTATGCTCAACAAGACTCACAGTATACACAATATATGTATAATACTATTTCCATAAATCCTGCATATGCCGGTTCGCGAGAAGTTCTGAGTATCTTTGGACTATACAGAACTCAGTGGGTAGGTTTAGACGGTGCGCCAGAAACAATGACATTTTCAGTAAACTCACCGATTAGCGATTCGAGTTTTGGAGTCGGTTTGTCCTTTGTTAATGATAAAATCGGACCAGCCAGTGAAAGCGCAATATCGGCAGACCTGTCTTACTACCTGCAAATCTCTGATAATTACAAACTGGCATTCGGTGTAAAAGGAACTGCAAATCTTTTCAATATTGATGTTAATAAACTGAGAATAGAGAATCCGGATGATCCTCGTTTTCAAAATCTTGATAACGACTTTACCGGGAATGTCGGAGTTGGGTTTTATTTGTATTCTGATAAATTCTACGCTGGTTTATCTATTCCTTATTGGTTAGAAACCAATCATTACAAAGATAATTCCGTTTCAATTACAAAGGAAAAAAGACACTACTACTTCATAACAGGTTATGTTTTTGATGTTGGAAGCAATTTAAAAATAAAACCTTCTATTCTTGCGAAAGCTGCAGAAGGAGCTCCGTTTCAAGGTGACGCTTCTTTAAACTTCTTGATTTATGACAAACTAACTCTGGGAGCTGCCTACCGATGGGATGCTGCCTGGAGTGCAATGGCCGGATTTCAAATATCAAACTCTCTCTTTGCAGGATATGCGTATGATATGGAAACTACTGATTTAAAGAATTATAACGACGGGTCTCATGAGATCTTCCTGAGATGGGAATTGTTCAATAATTCTAAAATGTTAACTCCTCGTTTCTTCTAA
- a CDS encoding OmpA family protein: MKIKTLLIIVIFSIGNTTYSQFGKEAKADKRYNNYAYVDAIEVYEKVAEKGHKSVNLFEKLGNAYYFNGEYDKAEKWYSQLFAMPEAANVAPEYYFRYAQSLKSVGNYDKADEYLKMFYQKTNNPSGEELVNNKDYLAQLRKDSDRYKVENAGDINSEYSDYGSVFKGTDIIFTSARKNKDVFQKKHSWTGQYFTRLFTAKAAEDGKLSDPQEFSKDLDSKFHEATPVFSKDGNTVYFTRNNYFDGKKGKSTDKVMKLKIFKATLKDGKWQDVKELPFNNDNYSVAHPALSPDEKTLYFSSDMPGSIGSSDIFKVAINEDGSFGAPENLGKAINSPLRETFPFITDKNVLYFSSDDHLGIGGLDVFEAKMNKDGSFTSIKNVGAPVNSSKDDFSYIVNTKTHVGYFTSNREGGVGSDDIYKFKENVCEQLLKGSVSDMLSMARIPAAKVSLFDADMTLIKTVDANENGDFIFNENIDCDKKYYLRGEHQDYETKEIPVTIPLASGETKADISLEKKMVPIVPGVDLGKILDVSIIYFDLDKSDIREDAAADLQKVIAVMEKYPNMKVDIRSHTDSRQTHKYNEKLSDRRAKSTLEYMVKNGIDRSRLTAKGYGETKLINGCSDGVKCSEEDHQKNRRSEFIVISLD, encoded by the coding sequence ATGAAAATTAAAACACTACTTATAATTGTCATTTTCAGTATTGGTAATACTACATATTCTCAATTCGGGAAAGAAGCAAAAGCCGACAAAAGATACAACAATTACGCCTATGTCGATGCAATTGAAGTATATGAAAAAGTCGCCGAAAAGGGGCATAAATCCGTAAACTTATTTGAAAAACTCGGAAATGCCTATTACTTTAACGGGGAGTATGATAAGGCCGAAAAATGGTATTCGCAGTTGTTTGCAATGCCTGAAGCAGCTAATGTTGCTCCTGAATATTATTTCAGATATGCACAGTCACTGAAATCTGTCGGGAATTATGATAAAGCAGATGAATATCTGAAAATGTTTTATCAGAAAACCAATAATCCTTCAGGTGAAGAATTGGTGAACAATAAAGATTATCTTGCTCAATTACGAAAAGATTCTGACAGGTATAAAGTTGAAAATGCTGGCGATATCAATAGTGAATATTCTGATTATGGCTCAGTTTTTAAAGGAACCGACATTATTTTTACTTCAGCCCGAAAAAACAAGGATGTATTTCAGAAAAAACACAGTTGGACAGGACAATACTTCACTCGACTTTTCACTGCAAAAGCAGCCGAAGACGGAAAATTAAGCGACCCTCAGGAATTTTCAAAAGATTTGGACTCAAAATTCCACGAAGCAACTCCAGTCTTTTCAAAAGACGGCAATACCGTTTATTTTACCAGAAACAATTATTTTGATGGTAAAAAAGGTAAAAGCACCGATAAAGTAATGAAGCTTAAAATCTTTAAAGCCACTTTAAAAGACGGAAAATGGCAGGATGTAAAGGAACTTCCGTTTAACAACGATAATTACAGTGTGGCCCACCCAGCTTTGAGTCCGGATGAAAAAACATTGTACTTTTCATCTGATATGCCGGGAAGTATAGGTAGTTCAGACATTTTCAAGGTAGCCATCAATGAAGACGGTTCTTTTGGAGCTCCTGAAAATTTAGGAAAAGCCATTAATTCACCTTTACGTGAAACATTCCCTTTCATTACAGATAAAAACGTATTGTATTTTTCATCCGATGATCATTTAGGAATCGGTGGTCTTGATGTATTTGAAGCCAAAATGAATAAAGACGGCTCATTCACTTCGATTAAAAATGTTGGTGCACCTGTAAACAGTTCAAAAGACGATTTCAGTTATATAGTAAATACTAAAACCCATGTTGGTTACTTTACTTCTAACAGAGAAGGCGGTGTAGGTTCCGATGATATTTATAAATTCAAGGAAAACGTTTGCGAGCAGCTATTAAAAGGATCCGTTTCCGATATGCTTTCAATGGCTCGCATACCGGCCGCAAAAGTGTCTCTTTTTGATGCTGATATGACGCTGATCAAAACAGTAGACGCAAACGAAAATGGAGATTTTATCTTTAATGAAAATATCGATTGTGATAAAAAATACTATTTAAGAGGGGAACATCAGGATTATGAAACTAAAGAAATTCCCGTTACAATTCCATTGGCTTCCGGAGAAACGAAAGCAGATATTTCGCTTGAGAAAAAAATGGTTCCGATTGTTCCCGGAGTTGACCTTGGAAAAATCCTGGATGTGAGTATTATTTATTTTGATTTGGACAAATCGGATATCCGCGAAGATGCCGCTGCCGATTTACAAAAAGTTATAGCTGTAATGGAAAAATATCCAAACATGAAAGTAGATATTCGTTCACATACCGACAGTCGCCAAACGCATAAATACAATGAAAAGCTTTCAGACAGAAGAGCAAAATCAACTTTAGAATATATGGTTAAAAATGGTATCGATCGAAGCAGGTTAACTGCAAAAGGATACGGAGAAACAAAATTAATAAATGGTTGTTCTGACGGTGTAAAATGCTCTGAAGAAGATCATCAGAAAAACAGACGAAGTGAATTTATCGTCATCAGTTTAGATTAA
- a CDS encoding CAP domain-containing protein → MALFVFLGSCSAESADETPQNSASENYVTNNDYTYSQIELDVADLINEYRVSKGLNSLELINHISNVSEEHDEYMISINTLTHDLFAERKENLKVTLGAVAVGENLAYNYPTAKTVVDAWINSPAHKANMESNYSHFGISVREDAKGNRYFTAMFIRK, encoded by the coding sequence ATGGCTCTTTTTGTATTCTTGGGCTCTTGTTCAGCCGAGAGTGCAGATGAAACACCTCAAAATTCAGCTTCAGAAAATTACGTTACAAATAATGACTATACCTACAGTCAGATTGAATTGGATGTTGCTGACTTAATTAATGAATATCGGGTAAGTAAAGGATTGAATTCGCTGGAATTAATAAATCACATTTCTAATGTTTCAGAAGAACACGATGAATATATGATTTCAATCAATACATTAACACACGACCTTTTTGCCGAAAGAAAGGAAAATTTGAAAGTTACTTTAGGAGCCGTGGCTGTTGGAGAAAATTTAGCCTACAATTATCCTACAGCAAAGACTGTGGTAGATGCATGGATTAACAGCCCGGCTCATAAAGCTAACATGGAAAGTAATTATTCTCATTTTGGAATTTCGGTAAGAGAAGATGCAAAAGGAAATAGATATTTCACCGCAATGTTTATAAGAAAATAA